From the genome of Amycolatopsis sp. NBC_01488, one region includes:
- a CDS encoding DUF2264 domain-containing protein, producing MTALSPYTGWTRRDWTALADRMLAAVDPYRSPGGARIDLPGPASRNGRVSDGLEGFARTFLLAGFRITGEAGADPGNLLERYAAGLAAGTDPASPEAWPRPDELGQAKVEAASIALVLQLTRPWLWDRLDDRVRERTIGWLGTVVGQPYPPINWVWFRLVVESFLREAGGPWSATDVEEDLAVHASLRRPGGWLSDGAERAYDHYTGWALHVYPLLWTHLFDVTGSLCPPVLRKQWEADLRRYLDDAIRLVGADGSPLLQGRSLTYRFAAAAPFWVGALTGAGLRPGLTRRVASGMVRHFTGHEALEPDGLLGLGWHRAWPAMRQSYSGPGSPYWAAKGMLGLALPADHPVWTDAEEPLPVETGDVARIVAAPGWLVSARRRDGIAVVLNHGTDHAAPGDRRTDSPLYARLGYSTATVPPLTGPTVAGPLDNSVVLLDEHGRASHRAGFEACYATELPGGVLAAASRGPVRWVDPAGDDSPDHGSGRSGPVVAGPVVTVVSVVRDGVEIRLVRLDTMSPAGRRLRLGGWPVAGDTRPLRRVDGTAATASAGGLRSFVHGLRGFATAEVTVEQGTSPLGAWTAIPALSTTDVPALGDVLAAAVVLDRGGAHSADVTVDHDGDDVTLTWPDGLRTTVPLPRGS from the coding sequence ATGACCGCGCTTTCGCCGTACACCGGCTGGACCCGGCGGGACTGGACGGCGCTGGCCGACCGGATGCTCGCCGCAGTGGACCCGTACCGCTCCCCCGGCGGCGCCCGGATCGACCTCCCGGGCCCGGCCAGCCGCAACGGCCGCGTGTCGGACGGGCTGGAGGGCTTCGCCCGGACGTTCCTCCTGGCGGGCTTCCGGATCACCGGCGAAGCCGGCGCGGACCCGGGCAACCTGCTGGAACGCTACGCGGCCGGGTTGGCGGCCGGGACGGATCCCGCGTCGCCGGAAGCCTGGCCGCGGCCGGACGAACTCGGCCAGGCCAAGGTGGAGGCCGCGTCGATCGCCTTGGTGCTGCAGCTGACCCGCCCGTGGCTGTGGGACCGGCTCGACGACCGGGTCCGGGAGCGGACGATCGGCTGGCTGGGAACCGTGGTCGGGCAGCCGTACCCGCCGATCAACTGGGTCTGGTTCCGGCTCGTCGTCGAGTCGTTCCTGCGCGAGGCGGGCGGCCCGTGGTCGGCCACCGACGTCGAGGAGGACCTGGCCGTGCACGCGTCGCTGCGGCGGCCCGGCGGCTGGCTCAGCGACGGTGCCGAACGCGCCTACGACCACTACACGGGCTGGGCCCTGCACGTGTACCCGCTGCTGTGGACGCACCTGTTCGACGTGACCGGCAGCCTGTGCCCGCCGGTGCTGCGCAAGCAATGGGAAGCGGATCTGCGCCGGTACCTCGACGACGCGATACGGCTGGTCGGCGCGGACGGCTCGCCGTTGCTGCAGGGCCGGAGCCTGACCTACCGGTTCGCCGCGGCGGCCCCGTTCTGGGTCGGCGCGCTCACCGGCGCGGGACTGCGGCCCGGGCTGACCCGGCGCGTGGCCAGCGGCATGGTGCGGCACTTCACGGGCCACGAAGCCCTCGAACCGGACGGCCTGCTCGGTCTCGGCTGGCACCGCGCCTGGCCCGCGATGCGCCAGTCCTACTCCGGCCCCGGCTCCCCGTATTGGGCCGCGAAAGGGATGCTGGGGCTGGCGCTGCCTGCGGACCATCCCGTGTGGACGGACGCCGAGGAGCCGCTGCCGGTCGAGACCGGCGACGTCGCCCGGATCGTGGCCGCGCCCGGCTGGCTGGTCTCGGCCCGCCGCCGCGACGGCATCGCGGTGGTGCTCAACCACGGCACGGACCACGCCGCACCGGGCGACCGGCGGACGGACTCGCCGCTCTACGCCCGGCTCGGCTACTCGACGGCCACGGTCCCGCCGCTGACCGGGCCCACCGTGGCCGGCCCGCTCGACAACTCCGTGGTCCTGCTCGACGAACACGGCCGGGCTAGCCACCGCGCGGGCTTCGAGGCCTGCTACGCGACCGAACTCCCCGGCGGGGTCCTGGCCGCTGCCTCGCGCGGCCCGGTGCGCTGGGTCGACCCGGCCGGGGACGACTCGCCCGACCACGGCTCGGGCCGCTCCGGCCCGGTGGTGGCCGGCCCGGTCGTCACGGTCGTTTCGGTCGTCCGCGACGGCGTCGAAATCCGGCTCGTCCGGCTGGACACGATGAGCCCGGCCGGGCGGCGGTTGCGGCTCGGCGGCTGGCCGGTCGCCGGCGACACCCGTCCACTTCGCCGCGTCGACGGCACCGCCGCGACCGCGTCCGCCGGCGGCCTGCGGTCTTTCGTGCACGGGCTGCGCGGCTTCGCCACCGCGGAGGTCACCGTCGAGCAGGGCACGTCGCCGCTGGGCGCCTGGACGGCGATCCCGGCACTGTCCACAACGGACGTTCCCGCGCTGGGCGACGTGCTCGCGGCCGCGGTGGTCCTGGACCGCGGCGGCGCGCATTCTGCCGACGTGACCGTGGACCACGACGGCGACGACGTCACCCTCACCTGGCCGGATGGGCTGCGCACCACGGTGCCGCTGCCCCGGGGCTCGTGA
- a CDS encoding TetR/AcrR family transcriptional regulator, translating into MEATTDARGPQKLTGKGQATRARILEHAAELIYAKGVHATNNEQLRRAAGVSGSQLNHYFPTKESLVLAVIEWQAERVLTFHRSARFAHFESLDALREWAGHYIAYEHSYQEGCTLGSLAGEIIKTDLDVRTELANAFEQWKDIFRDGLERMQRLGRISAEADPTRLAHLLLSAFQGGMLLAQVARDIAPLKDALQAAIEYVETFAVVPAVGGVPEDR; encoded by the coding sequence ATGGAAGCCACGACGGACGCTCGGGGGCCGCAGAAGCTCACGGGCAAGGGGCAGGCGACCCGAGCCCGCATCCTCGAGCACGCCGCGGAGCTCATCTACGCCAAGGGCGTCCACGCGACGAACAACGAGCAGCTCCGCCGCGCCGCAGGCGTCAGCGGGTCACAGCTCAACCACTACTTCCCGACGAAGGAGAGCCTTGTCCTCGCGGTCATCGAGTGGCAGGCCGAGCGCGTCCTCACGTTCCATCGCAGTGCGCGGTTCGCCCACTTCGAAAGCCTCGATGCGCTTCGGGAGTGGGCGGGCCACTACATCGCCTACGAGCACTCCTACCAGGAAGGCTGCACCCTCGGCTCGCTCGCCGGCGAGATCATCAAGACCGACCTGGACGTTCGCACGGAACTCGCGAACGCGTTCGAGCAGTGGAAAGACATCTTCCGAGACGGCCTCGAACGGATGCAGCGGCTCGGCCGCATCAGCGCCGAGGCGGATCCCACCCGGCTGGCCCATCTCCTGCTCTCCGCCTTCCAGGGCGGCATGCTCCTCGCCCAGGTCGCCCGCGACATCGCCCCGCTGAAAGACGCCCTGCAGGCAGCCATCGAGTACGTGGAGACCTTCGCGGTGGTCCCCGCTGTCGGCGGCGTACCCGAAGATCGGTAG
- a CDS encoding NADP-dependent oxidoreductase — protein sequence MKAIVATDQAAEAAGITLAQRPEPTAAINDVVVEVHASGFVPAEWEWPSTWVDRSGHDRAPAIIGHEFAGVVSALGYGTTGLSLGQRVFGITDWHRDGTLAEYTAVEARDLAPLPGNVDFTVGASLPISGLTAWQGLVQHGRLQAGQSVLAHGAAGAVGSVVTQLAREFGAYVIGTGRAADRQAALDFGANEFLDLDHDDLKDIGGVDLVFDVIGGETQRRSASIIRPGGTLVSVVGPAEARPADGLAIDFVVESVPNQLVEIVDRVRDGRLRTHIGTVAPLDDAVPALNPTERRKGKTVIRVRP from the coding sequence ATGAAGGCAATCGTCGCGACGGACCAGGCCGCGGAAGCGGCCGGGATCACCCTGGCGCAGCGGCCTGAGCCGACGGCGGCGATCAACGACGTCGTCGTGGAAGTCCATGCGTCGGGCTTCGTCCCCGCAGAATGGGAGTGGCCCTCGACGTGGGTCGACCGCTCCGGTCACGATCGAGCCCCGGCGATCATCGGCCACGAGTTCGCCGGAGTGGTCTCCGCCCTCGGCTACGGCACGACGGGGCTCTCGCTGGGCCAGCGGGTGTTCGGGATCACCGACTGGCACCGCGACGGAACCCTCGCCGAGTACACGGCCGTGGAGGCACGCGACCTCGCGCCGCTGCCGGGGAACGTCGACTTCACGGTGGGTGCGAGCCTGCCCATCTCCGGCCTGACCGCGTGGCAGGGCCTGGTCCAGCACGGTCGCCTTCAGGCGGGGCAGAGTGTCCTGGCCCACGGCGCCGCCGGCGCGGTCGGGTCTGTGGTGACGCAGCTCGCCCGGGAGTTCGGCGCCTACGTCATCGGGACCGGGCGCGCGGCGGACCGCCAGGCGGCGCTCGACTTCGGCGCGAACGAGTTCCTCGACCTCGACCACGACGATCTCAAGGACATCGGCGGAGTCGACCTCGTCTTCGACGTCATCGGCGGTGAGACCCAACGGCGCTCGGCGAGCATCATCCGGCCCGGCGGGACGCTGGTGTCGGTGGTCGGGCCCGCTGAAGCCCGCCCTGCCGACGGCCTCGCGATCGACTTCGTCGTCGAGTCCGTGCCGAATCAGCTGGTGGAAATCGTCGACCGGGTGCGGGACGGGCGCCTGCGCACGCACATCGGAACGGTCGCACCCCTCGACGACGCCGTCCCCGCGCTCAACCCGACCGAGCGGCGCAAGGGAAAGACCGTCATCCGCGTGCGCCCCTGA
- a CDS encoding ricin-type beta-trefoil lectin domain protein, with amino-acid sequence MSRFSRLVRRLRAPAVVLGCLALTAGGVAAVTAAPAEAATSITINGSSGGRTFDGVGAISGGGGNSRLLIDYPEPERGQILDYLFKPGYGASVQILKIEIGGDTNSTSGAEPSVEHTRGTVNCDVGYEFWLAEQAKARNPNIKLYGLAWGAPGWIGGGNFWSTDTLGYLTTWLGCAKQHNLAIDYLGGWNERGYNVGWYENLRSTLNSSGYPAVKIVGADSDWTIANDVDSNPSFASAIGIIGTHYPCGYRSSQSNCGVPAAALSSGKALWASENGSDDYNGGAQAMARGLNRGYLDGKMTAYLNWPVIAAITPNLPYPTMGVALAAQPWSGHYAIGKNAWVMAQTSQFTAPGWQYLDGSSGYLGGNRNNGSYVSLKSPNNRDYSTVIETMDAGGPQTLAFTATGGLSTGAVHVWATNVNSGNAADYFLHTTDLTPSGGSFSLTVQPGYVYTLTTTTGQGKGTAAGPAPGALSLPYSDSFESDATGTEAKYLMDWQGSFEVAGCGGGRAGQCVRQMSAQAPITWDPLTDPHTLLGELGWSNYTVSSDAMLEKPGYAEVIGRAGTQSYSGAAGLNAYHLRVSDTGNWSILNSNTNGNVATLAHGTVAALGTNRWHTLALTFSGSTITAAVDGATVGSANDSTWGAGQVGYATSQGETAQFDNLSVTPGSGGNGGTTSTVVGAGSGRCLDVPNASQTSGTQVELWDCNGGANQQWTATAAGELRVYGSSCLDASGQGTTPGTKAIIWTCTGGTNQKWTPKSDGTIVGTQSGLCLDAIANGTGNGTLVDLATCTGGSNQKWTRN; translated from the coding sequence ATGTCAAGGTTCAGCAGGCTGGTCCGGCGCTTGCGGGCCCCGGCGGTCGTGCTCGGCTGCCTCGCCCTGACCGCCGGTGGCGTCGCGGCCGTCACCGCCGCGCCGGCCGAAGCCGCGACTTCGATCACGATCAACGGCTCGTCGGGCGGGCGCACGTTCGACGGCGTCGGCGCGATCAGCGGCGGTGGCGGCAACTCCCGCCTGCTGATCGACTACCCGGAGCCGGAGCGCGGCCAGATCCTGGACTACCTGTTCAAGCCCGGCTACGGCGCTTCGGTGCAGATCCTCAAGATCGAGATCGGCGGCGACACCAACTCCACCTCCGGTGCCGAGCCGAGCGTCGAGCACACGCGGGGGACCGTCAACTGCGACGTCGGCTACGAGTTCTGGCTCGCCGAACAGGCCAAGGCCCGCAACCCGAACATCAAGCTCTACGGGCTGGCCTGGGGAGCGCCCGGCTGGATCGGCGGCGGCAACTTCTGGTCCACCGACACACTCGGCTACCTGACCACGTGGCTGGGCTGCGCCAAGCAGCACAACCTGGCCATCGACTACCTCGGCGGGTGGAACGAACGCGGCTACAACGTCGGCTGGTACGAGAACCTGCGCTCCACGCTGAACTCGTCCGGCTATCCGGCGGTGAAGATCGTGGGCGCCGACTCGGACTGGACGATCGCCAACGACGTCGACTCCAACCCCTCCTTCGCTTCCGCCATCGGCATCATCGGCACGCACTACCCGTGCGGCTACCGCTCGTCCCAGTCCAACTGTGGCGTGCCGGCGGCGGCCCTTTCGTCCGGAAAAGCGCTGTGGGCCAGCGAAAACGGCTCCGACGACTACAACGGCGGCGCGCAGGCGATGGCCCGCGGCCTCAACCGCGGGTACCTCGACGGGAAGATGACCGCGTACCTCAACTGGCCGGTGATCGCCGCGATCACCCCGAACCTGCCGTACCCGACCATGGGTGTCGCGCTGGCCGCGCAGCCGTGGTCCGGCCACTACGCGATCGGCAAGAACGCCTGGGTGATGGCCCAGACCAGTCAGTTCACCGCGCCCGGCTGGCAGTACCTCGACGGTTCCAGCGGCTACCTCGGCGGCAACCGGAACAACGGCAGCTACGTTTCGCTGAAGTCGCCGAACAACCGGGACTACAGCACGGTCATCGAGACGATGGACGCGGGCGGGCCGCAGACGCTGGCCTTCACCGCGACCGGTGGCCTGTCGACGGGCGCCGTGCACGTGTGGGCCACCAACGTCAACTCCGGCAACGCCGCCGACTACTTCCTGCACACCACCGACCTCACCCCTTCCGGCGGCAGCTTCAGCCTCACCGTGCAACCCGGGTACGTCTACACCCTCACCACCACGACCGGGCAGGGCAAGGGCACCGCGGCCGGCCCGGCGCCGGGCGCGCTGAGCCTGCCCTACAGCGACTCCTTCGAGAGCGACGCGACCGGTACGGAGGCGAAGTACCTGATGGACTGGCAGGGTTCGTTCGAGGTGGCCGGCTGTGGCGGCGGCCGCGCGGGCCAGTGCGTCCGCCAGATGAGTGCGCAGGCGCCGATCACCTGGGACCCGCTGACCGACCCGCACACCCTCCTCGGTGAGCTGGGGTGGAGCAACTACACCGTTTCGTCCGACGCGATGCTCGAAAAGCCCGGGTACGCCGAGGTGATCGGGCGCGCCGGCACCCAGAGCTACAGCGGGGCCGCCGGGCTCAACGCCTACCACCTGCGCGTGAGCGACACGGGGAACTGGTCGATCCTGAACTCGAACACCAACGGCAACGTCGCCACCCTCGCGCACGGCACGGTCGCCGCGCTGGGCACCAACCGGTGGCACACCCTCGCGCTCACCTTCTCCGGCAGCACCATCACCGCCGCCGTCGACGGCGCGACCGTCGGCTCGGCGAACGACTCCACCTGGGGTGCCGGTCAGGTCGGCTACGCGACGAGCCAGGGCGAGACGGCGCAGTTCGACAACCTGTCCGTCACCCCGGGCAGCGGCGGAAACGGCGGCACGACGTCGACGGTCGTCGGCGCCGGGTCGGGCCGCTGCCTGGACGTGCCCAACGCTTCCCAGACGTCGGGCACCCAGGTGGAACTGTGGGACTGCAACGGTGGCGCCAACCAGCAGTGGACCGCGACCGCCGCCGGTGAGCTGCGCGTCTACGGCAGCAGCTGCCTCGACGCCAGCGGCCAGGGCACGACCCCCGGCACCAAGGCGATCATCTGGACCTGCACCGGCGGTACCAACCAGAAGTGGACACCCAAGTCCGACGGCACGATCGTGGGCACCCAGTCGGGCCTGTGCCTGGACGCCATCGCCAACGGCACCGGCAACGGAACGCTGGTGGACCTCGCCACCTGCACCGGCGGCAGCAACCAGAAGTGGACGCGGAACTGA
- a CDS encoding endo-1,4-beta-xylanase, whose product MRPFARKPRRSPRSRPGALAVALGLAVAPVLAAAPPADAASTLRSLAEAQNRYIGTELTGGMVNNATITSLAGTQFDMVTPGNEMKWDTTEPANGAYNFGPGDNVVSVAQSHTMRVRGHNLVWHAQLPGWVNSLPRTQVQGAMEAHITTEVNHYKGKIYAWDVINEPFNEDGSLRQDAFTGAMGTGYLADAIRTAHTADPNAKLYINDYNIEGENAKSNALYSLAQSLLSQGVPLGGIGLESHFIVGQVPSSMLANMQRFAALGLDVAITELDDRVPLPASSGSLQQQATDYATVVKDCLAVTRCPGVSQWGVGDADSWIPGTFPGYGAATVYDSNYQPKPAYNATATALGGSPGGGGATGPLHAVGAGKCLDVPNSTTTAGTQLQIRDCSGGSNQTFTHTSSGALSVYSGGDCLDASSRGTSPGTKVIIWPCNGQANQQWTVNSDGTVTGAQSGLCLDVTGASTANGALVELWTCTGRNNQQWTLG is encoded by the coding sequence ATGCGCCCCTTCGCCCGCAAACCGCGTCGATCACCCCGCTCCCGGCCCGGTGCGCTCGCCGTCGCGTTGGGCCTCGCCGTCGCGCCGGTCTTGGCCGCGGCACCGCCCGCGGACGCGGCGTCGACGCTGCGTTCGCTGGCCGAGGCCCAGAACAGGTACATCGGCACCGAGCTGACCGGCGGCATGGTGAACAACGCGACGATCACCTCGCTCGCCGGCACCCAGTTCGACATGGTGACCCCCGGCAACGAGATGAAGTGGGACACCACCGAGCCGGCCAACGGTGCGTACAACTTCGGCCCCGGCGACAACGTGGTGTCCGTCGCACAGTCGCACACCATGCGCGTGCGCGGGCACAACCTGGTTTGGCACGCACAGCTGCCCGGGTGGGTGAACAGTCTGCCGCGCACCCAGGTCCAGGGCGCGATGGAAGCCCACATCACCACCGAGGTGAACCACTACAAGGGCAAGATCTACGCCTGGGACGTGATCAACGAGCCCTTCAACGAGGACGGCAGCCTGCGCCAGGACGCCTTCACCGGCGCCATGGGCACCGGCTACCTCGCCGACGCGATCCGCACCGCGCACACCGCGGACCCGAACGCCAAGCTGTACATCAACGACTACAACATCGAAGGCGAGAACGCCAAGAGCAACGCTCTTTACAGCCTCGCACAGTCCCTGCTGTCCCAGGGTGTGCCGCTCGGCGGCATCGGCCTGGAAAGCCACTTCATCGTCGGCCAGGTCCCGTCGTCCATGCTGGCGAACATGCAGCGCTTCGCGGCACTGGGACTGGACGTCGCGATCACCGAGCTCGACGACCGCGTCCCGTTGCCGGCCTCGAGCGGCAGCCTTCAGCAGCAGGCCACCGACTACGCCACCGTGGTGAAGGACTGCCTGGCGGTCACCCGCTGCCCCGGCGTCTCGCAGTGGGGCGTCGGCGACGCCGATTCCTGGATCCCCGGCACCTTCCCCGGCTACGGCGCCGCGACCGTGTACGACAGCAACTACCAGCCCAAGCCCGCCTACAACGCCACCGCGACGGCTCTCGGGGGCTCTCCGGGCGGCGGTGGCGCAACCGGTCCGCTGCACGCGGTGGGTGCGGGGAAGTGCCTGGACGTGCCGAACTCGACCACCACGGCCGGAACCCAGCTGCAGATCCGGGACTGCTCGGGCGGATCGAACCAGACCTTCACCCACACCTCCTCGGGTGCGCTCAGCGTGTACAGCGGCGGCGACTGCCTGGACGCCAGCAGCCGGGGCACGAGTCCCGGCACCAAGGTGATCATCTGGCCCTGCAACGGCCAGGCCAACCAGCAGTGGACCGTCAACTCCGACGGCACGGTCACCGGCGCGCAGTCCGGGCTCTGCCTGGACGTCACCGGCGCGTCCACCGCCAACGGCGCCCTCGTCGAACTGTGGACCTGCACCGGCCGGAACAACCAGCAATGGACCCTCGGATAG